The Synchiropus splendidus isolate RoL2022-P1 chromosome 8, RoL_Sspl_1.0, whole genome shotgun sequence nucleotide sequence GTCCTGAGGACGACAAGGTACGGAGGGTTTGGCTGCTTTCTTGGATACTAAGAGGATGGTTAATGTTTGGTTGTGTTCCTCAAATCAGAGCAAGATCATCCGTGTCTTGAACCTGTGGCAGAAGAACGGGGTGTTTGACATGGCCATTCTTCAGCCTCTGATGGACCTGGCCAACGGAACTTTGATGCCTTCACCTGTACCAGAAGGCGAGTTTGAATAATACTTCTTTGACTGAGGGTTGTTTAATGTGGCTCGGAAAACCAATAGTTTTCAACACAACTCTGCTTTGTGTTGTATTGATACTTGCTTTTTCAACTACTTTATGCCCCTGAATGAGATAAGAAACTCATGTTTCCTCTTGCTCGACTGGTTTGTGAGCAAAAGGGCGTGACACCTATTTTTTCAAAACAGCGTGTGACATCCTTCTCTCTGTTTTGCAGCACATCCATGTTGGCTTTCTCAAAGTCAACCTtgtagtaacattttttttatcacttgAGTTCTTGATGTTGATCTTTGCATCTGTTTGCCACATTTTAATGTGACCCTGAATAATAAACCCTCTTTTACTCTGAACAGTTCCCTGTGAGCCGCAGCCAGAACCTGCTGTTGCACCGGCTCCCGCTGTTCCCAATCTGTCCAACCTTCCCAGTTCTGACGCTTTAGCTGCAGTGGCTCAGCTGTTCCAGTCCCCTCATGGCCAAGAGGTGAGTCAGAGATTAATTTAGGAAGCTGGACAacaaaacattgctgcattaaACTAATTCTGTCTCTGTGCTACAGCTTCAACGAATGCTGCAGAACATCCAGCAGGCCGACAGATCTGTTGTACCAAACATGTCCAACATCCCCCAAGCTGTTCCACAGATGCCCCAGTTCACCCAGCACAGCGCAGATGCAGAGAGAAGAAACCCCTTAGCTGAGGTGAGGTGGAAACATTGGAGTCTGTCCTTATCCTCCATGATGTAAACATGTGACTGAGATAATAACATGACATGTACCCCCTCAGAAACTTCTGGACCGATTTGAGTATGACGATGAACCCGACGACCCTAAAAAGGAGATCACCCTTCACCCACAGTGAGTAACTGAAGCTCTGTCACATACCCACTACCTAGTGAGTCCAAGTTGTCATTCATGTTCTCTTTATTTCAGCTGTCATTTATATGATTGGCTTACTCTGTAATTATtttcactactttttttttttatatatattttaaatcaaattgtGACCTAATAGGACAATACAGGCACTGCACAGCTGAACCAGTTGTTGGGTGCTTGCCATGGCTATAGCTCATGCATGAGTGAAATGTGTGGTATTTTTATACCGTATGTCCtcttatttgtttattacaGAGGGATGCCAGAAAATTCTCATTTGTTTCATCCGATGGCCAACATGCACAATGTTCATCCACATCTGATGGGACAGACGGCCGGCATTGAGGTAGTCAAATTTAGCCGCTTACAAATCCACGTTCTTTATCTGTTCTGGGGGGAAAATTGCTAATTGGGCTTGTGCATGCAAATTGTTTAATGCTGTTATTAATGAGGCTATTTTGTTCTCAGCATGGTGGAATGATGAATCATGGCAACTATCAGAGGATACCAGACATCCACCATCCAAATGACGTTCCTCCACAGCTGCAGGTATGTTTTCAAACCTTAAACGACTTTGTTTCATTCGTTGCAGGAATTAAGACgaaattaaaacacattacatttttaaaacattcattgtGGCAACTGGAGCCTAATATGTGTCTTCCTCTTGTCATTCAGGAGAACTCCAGGGAGGACTCGTCCTCGAGGAGAGACAACAGGCATCGAGGACACGGCAGGAGATCCAGATCTGGGTCCAGGTAAGATGCTGAGCCCAGCAGATGATTTCTCCAGAATCTTTTATACATACTTTGTTTCTTGGCAGtcatgaaagatggtttatatTCGCTACACAGTTTTTTAATAATCTGTTTCAGCAGCAAACTGCACGGTACTACTGAGGGCTGAATTGTACATCCAGTTTCTGATATTTTTAATTACTCTTCTGTAGACTGTTGTTCAGATGCCTCGTGTATGgagatgtttgtgtgtcactctTCATGGTTAGTTTGTGCGAGATTGGCCTTCTTGGTGGGTTAAAGATCAAGGATGGTGCTAGCTTGTATGGAGGATCAATAAGCTAGAGGTCTCTTTCTCTGCTTGATTGATAAggtttcatgttgttgttacCTGCTGAAATGTTTTGGTAAATCTGCTTGTGATTTGACATATTTATGAAGGTTGAACAAAATGTTCAGGCAGATTGGCTTTATCTTTTAGCATACTGTTTAATTGTAAAGACAAGGTCATGTGTTTTTAATAATCAACAttcagtgttttgttgtttgctcCCATaactttaatattaatatttggtATGTTGTTAACTTTTTCTGCTTTTGATGGGTGGCATCATTGTTGGGACAAGACAAGTACGCTGATTTACACATGAGCTTTTTAGTTGTGTGTGAAATATTTGCCATTCACTGTTGCAAGTCTGTCTCAATGTTGGTGGCATTAACGTCATTCTCTGGTGACGGACTTGTAACTTCTTGTTAGCTCTCTGGTCAGGTCTCTTGAAATCTGGATATTTACTGATATTGCTGATATAAACCGTTAATGCATTTTAAAGCATTTAATCTGTATTGACAATAATTGGTGTGATTGAATatggtgaaaatgtcaatgcTCTGGAAGCTATAGAAATTTTTTTGCACTCCACTGTGTGAGGTAAACATGGACTCTTTGCATATAATTTCTAAACAAACTTATTTCTTTTTGTTAAAGAATACTATAAATCCATCtttaaacgtgttttttttaaacatgttcacAAAGGTTGCATGGTTTGTCAACATTTATGTGTATTGAAATGCTGCTAGTCTGTTGCATTTTGGCCGCATGACAGTTATGCTCAACCTGATCTATTATTTGGCTTGTAGATCCCCACGACGAAGAAGGTCCAGGTCCTCGTCCCGTTCCAGACGGTCGAGACACAGGCGGTCTCGCTCTCGCTCCAGAGATCGCACCAGAGAGCACAGGCGTTCTCGTTCCCAGGACCGGGCCGAAAGGGAGCTGGAAAGAGAGCGCAGACAGAAGGGTCTCCCTAGTATCAAGAGCCAGACTCTCAGCGGTATGTTTCAAAATACAGGGGGGAAAGCCACATTCTCAAGAAGTGAAGGCGGTTGAGTCTCCTTTGAAAaggactttggaaaaaacctGCGGGTTCTTGTTCATCTTGGTGGAAGAGGAGCAGTTGGACAATTATATTAAGTTAATGTTCTGTTCATTATATGTGGAAACTGGACGCTATGCTTCAAAAGTGCAGATGCGAGTTGTTTATTATTGTACCCACTGTTTCATTATCCAAATGTATTTGGACCTTTTTAGTGAAGCATGCATTGTGTATGTTTATTGTCTGGTGGTCAGTTTGCAGCACAACTCTGTGGGTTGGACAGCTGGACAAGAAGACTCAACAAACGGACGTCACATCCCTCCTGGAGGAGTTTGGCCAGATTGAGTCCATCAATGTAAGTTTTATCTGCACTTGTTTGTGTTACTATTGTTCTATGTATAACCTCACTGTGTGCGTGGGTAGATGATTCCTCCTAGGGGCTGCGCCTACATTGTCATGGTGCACCGAACCGATGCCTACACCGCCTTGAACAAACTCAGCAGGGGCTCGTACAAAGTGAATCAGAAGCCTGTCAAGGTAAATGCGGTCTAATTGTTTTACGCTCTTTTGTGGGCAGCTTGCTATGTGTTGGCTTGTTTACGCTCAGTTCTGCGTTGTTGTTGGCCACAATGAATCCTTCCTTTTCACAGAACTCCATTCAGCtgtgcaaaacacacacaatactCTCCTTGTGGTCTCTGTCATGTGCATGTTCAGTATATATGTGGTGGGAGGCATGTGATATGGAGATGGATCAAGCCGCACACTTGTCTTGTGCAAGTTTTAATTCTGCTGACAAGCTACTGAAGTACTTATTTACACAAAGCTGCTGAAGATCTGAATATGTTTGTTGAGGGCCGTGTTGAAGGATGATTCATCCCAGTAGGCTGTTAAGTGTAAAAGACATTTTCGTGGTTTTGTGTAACTAAAGTTTAGTGTGCGTTTGCTTAAATATATAGGTGTTAAACAAGGAACGTTCAGTGGTCGCATCTGCTCTGCCTGCATCCATACATGGTCTGTATCTTCAGATGTGTGGTGGGCTGTGCGACTTAATACTTCAGCAGCGAACGTGTTTCTGCCATTTAGTTATGCtgtctttctggatttttcccgttaaaacatgcacacaaccaccataatcatgtccacctccatgatgtttgtttcaatgtttccactttggttGCATACATTTTGTCATGggagatttgattttttttttttaaaagacacCATTGTGCTGAAGACATGGTTGCCCTCATTTAAGTCCTGACGCTGCACCACGATCATTTACATGGAGGGAAAACCCTGCCCAATGTTTGAATTGTTTCTGAATTGAGATCAGGTGCCTTGGCCTGAATGTGCTGGCCTAGTCTGGTAACATTTTGTGTTGTCCTTGCGCTAGCTGACAATCTTTTGATCGCTCAATACACTCCTGCCTGCTCGCAATCTTTTATGCCCTGCTGATGGCTGTCAGTACAAGTTTGAGAGGACTTGGGTTGGGGACAATTAGATGTAGTATTTGGAAACCTATCATGCAATGAAATTTGAGTTTTCATGCTCACACGTGGCCCCTACACATCTGTCCCCCACTCTCCTTCAACCGAAAATATTAGCCCAGTATTTATTCTTTGGAATGGCCAAATCCCTGGACGCTATCTGCAACAGAATGTTTGAGAAGTTTATATGTCCATAGGAAGTTAAACTagttaaattaaatacatttaaatggtgATAGCTGGTTCTGATTTTTCACTTCTTGTCAGTTCATTTAGTCAAGTTCATTTAAAGACATTAATATCAGCTTTTGTTTATAATGTATCAGTAAGTGCATGCATTGTTTCTTTAGATTGCCTGGGCTTTGAACAAAGGCATAAAACAGGCACACAAAAAGTTGTGGGACGTGGAGCGAGGAGTGACCTACATTCCCTGGAGTAAAGTCAAGGTCGATGAGTTGGAGAGCTACCGTGAAGGAGGGATGTTTGACCCAGATACTCTGAGCCCAGGTAAATAGTGGAAGCCTTACAGGACAATCTGCTTTGGCATGCCATGAGTCGGGGAGGTCTCATTGTTGTGTGTCTGGTCTGCTCAGAGTGGAAACACCTCGTGGAAGTAAATAAGCCGGTGTCTGTGAACGGACTGTTGGAGACGTTACCAGCAGATGGCCCCATCACTGCTCCAGTCCAGGTAAAACACTGCAGTCTTCTCACACTACTCTCTCTCCTCCTTTGCTTCATTGTTCACATCCACACATTTTGGCTGTCAGGGAAAATAAAGTTTTCACTTGAGTAGAGGAGCTGATCTGAAACGTGGGCTTTAATTctcatacaagaaaaaaaaaattttttacatttttttttgttttgttttttttccccgaagTTGGTTGTACGGCGCTAAATAAATCAATCGCTAAATGCAGTTCAAGGAATCTTTGTCTTCGGATGCTTTTTAATTCATAAACGAGGACAAAAGATAAGTGGTCATTTGCTCTTGAATAAagacaacacacaacacaatgtcTTAAGTGTGACATGCTATTACAGACCCTCGAGATGATTTTATTACTCGCATAACAAAAATCTATCTCACAATATTGTCGGCTATGTAGTGGTGAAAATACAACCTTGTAAAATAGTGTCATAGATGTTTTAAGCTAGGGCTGAATGAGATGAATGAAATTTCTTATCTTGATATTTATGCCAGTTATCTCAATGGCCATCTGATTCGATAtgactttttaaataataaagaaaataataaaaccatgatTCAAAAGGATGTAATAATATGGATGTTTGACACTGCCTGgcttcagctgtcaatcaccagCAAGCAGGTTGGTTGATCTCAGCTGGACATTGGAAGAGCAAGCACAACACTTTCCATGCAGGACAGGCATAAGAATTGAAATAGTTGATTCAGCAATGTTAACATCTTGAATCTTCATACTCTTCATACAGACAATGGCAATACATTATATGTCAATGTATTTTTCTGCCCTAGTTTAAGCGGCGTCTCAGCGGGTCTCAATGTCTTTTCCTATTGACATGGTTGCATGTTTCACTTATCGCTGAAAGTTCCAGTTAGTGGCaggtttttttctatttttagaaGAGAGTCACTAAACTTGTGGATTTGTAATTGTTCAATTGACTAATAGTATTCCAAAGTGGTGGACCCGTTTACATTAGAGCCATTCAGATGAGCTCCCCTTCTATTCAGCTAGGTCATCATCAGCGCTCCATTCGTCTCCTCTTTCTTATGTGCCTATTGACGACACAACTTTGTACTGTGCTGAATCTCTTGCCAAATAAAATGGGATTTCCAAAAATACCATTAACTGTTTTATGTCAAATAGTTGTATTCCTGCTCACGTTTTCTTTACAAAATATAAACGCTCTTGTTTCCGTTGCTTCCTTTTCTATTACTACCTTTGTCTATTGCAGCCTCATTATTGGTGCGTGAATCTATGTAGCGTTGTGCATGGACAAAACCAAAGCAATTTCTGATGAGGGCAGCTGAACAAGTAGTTAATGTGTTTCTGCTACTTACACAATACCATACAGAGGAATAGTTATTAGCAGTGTTGCTCATACTTTTTCGACTCCTGTTTCTGGGTTAAGACATAAATGTTGGTCTCTGGTTGGTGTCTTTAAATAATGCATGAGTAGAAAATGTCACAGAGTCATTTTGGTCGATAAAGTAGCTCCAAAAACATTAATGTAGTTAGACATAGTCATTGGCAATATTTTAACTTGAGATAAGGAAGTCTGGATTAGAAGTCTCACAACTGCTAAGTCAAATGTGTAGTCTGTTTAGGAATGTGGAAAAGGACACCTGGTCGGTAGTTTGATGACCTTCCCACCTCCATATTCCTACTGTGGGATCCATGATGCACGGCTCTATCAAGTTTCGGGTATTTTCTGCTTGACACGTGACTGCCAAGTTGGCTTGAAACAGATCTCCTGGTGCCTAAAGCGTTCCCATGTGGGAAATTGATGCCGTCTTGTTTTGACACCTTCCCTTGTTTAAAAGCTCCTCTGGACCTCCAACAAACACCCGGTCCACTGCCAGGAATCTCTTTACACCCCATGAATCagaaacttttgttttattcccaaacctgctttgtttttcttgtgttgtCTGGTAAGTCCAAGTTTTACAGAATGTACTCTGaactgaatcttttttttttttaagattgtaGAACAGAAATATCTGCATGCTTGCTTTTCCACATACATGAGGATAAGCTATATATTCTTACAGTTAAGATACAGTGATTCTTGTGCTATTACTAGATTacattttgtgtgtgcatgtgtgtgtttggctgctTAAAAGATGACATTACGATAGAACTGATAGAATTTGTGGAGGTAAACATTtgataaaatgatgaaatcacATGATCGGGAACTTCACGACTGGAGAAGGATGAGCGCAACGGCCGGGATTTGAGGACTGCCAGCTGGTAAGGAAGCTGCAGCGGCCATAAACCTGCACAGATGGAAGGGAGTCGCTATACTGTGGAGTGCTGTTCCATCTGTGTGAGGCGCTTGTCatagtgtgtgatgtcatgacaCCTGGACGCAGAAATGGAGGGTTTGAAGTCTGGTTGTGATGCTGCTAAAGCTGGTCATGCCCTGTTTGGTTTATGCAAAAGCGTTGACACATGCACTCACACGGGAGGGTCACAGGATCCAATATCAGGTGAACAAAATCAGTTGGGTCATTGGTGCTGTTTTGCCCTTCAAGTGTTCCAGTAATGATACAGCTGCGCTGATggctacatttttaaatgtgtttttggtttatCATTCATTCTCCTCCCCATAGCTGGTTATTGCTATGTGAACCTAATTATAAACCTGCAATGACAAATGTTAATTTGCACTTCAGAAGTGTAAAGTTACTGTGATGCTTGCTGTTGAGGATTCACTGGGTGACCCAAAATGCTGTCCTTGGAACTTGCGTCAAAACTGACAGCACACGAGCAGCATGATGAACCCTCACATTTCAACGGCTTTGTTCTCTAGAAttggaaaaaaagtttatttaatTCAACTCTTACCTTCTAGTGTAATAGATTTAGTGTTTATGCTACTTATTTTCGTTCCGCTAGCTAAAGTAGCTAAAATGAAATGCTGTTCAAAACTGTAACTAGGCAGTCACAGTTGCTACAAGAGAGCAGATGCACAGTTCACCTTACAAACCTGTGCTTTTAGAATGGTGGCGAGTCACGATTCTGTCACGGAAAGAGGAATGATGTCACAGGTGAGGTCTGCCACGGCTTCCGTTCATTGGTTGTGCATTTCGgagcgaaaataaaaacatttcacgcTGACACTGCATTACCGCCATGGCTATCAGCGTGCACGTAAGGCTTGGAAATCCATGCAAATCCAACAGTTAACAAATGTAATCCCACTCTTATTGACGTCTTTAAAATGGGGTTTATccaaatgtgtttgaaatggtTGCAGACCCAATatgaactgttgcagtgcgccTGCTATTACTGCTCGGAGCAAGTGCTTAAGACAACCGTCGTCTTGTCCACGGACTGTGTCAGAGCCAAGAAACACCTCTGATCAAGCTCTTTAACATCATGGCGCCACTTGTCGGTCTCTATATGGGCTGCCATCTTATTGCTAAAAAACCAGGGACGCCCAGGCCGACCCTtgatttactgagcagctacttGGTTTGCCCAGTGCGACCTGATGCCTTATGATCTATTGTAATGCAGAGCTTTGGAGAAGACATGAGTTTGCTTCATCTGCACTTTGTTTGGTTTGACACAGAACTTTGATCTTCAAGGCCTGTTTAAAGTTTCTACTTCAGCTCAGTGCAAAATAATTGATATTTAAATAGGGACGCGAATATATGTCATGAAAAATGTTCTACATATGATTCCACATTTAAGATGTGACGGTGAGCACAGGCTACAGTATGAATATGCTTAGTTCATCTGTCATCATGCAGTATTATATAATGCTGAGGTTTGGCATGTTTGAGCTTAGGTCAAAATGAAACCCTCAGCACATATCTGCATGATTCGTCGTGCCTTCCCTCAATTTTGAGGTTATTTACACAAATATACACAAAACAActctttaaaacaaaacaaaatctgtttttaaaacGGTTAGTAAACCTGAGGTTAACaccaaaaaacataaacaaacctTGAAATGAACTTGTATCTGTCCCAGCCGTGCAACTTTTCAGTTGTAGTGCACTCATGAGGAAGTTAGGGCTGATAACATGAAGTCCTGTCCACCTCCGTCTCCAGCTGTGGTTCAACCTGACCTCAGGAAATGGTTCTTCACTTCATGAGACACTGTGTTCAGGACACAATCACATCCTGTCAAGTTCAATAAGGAATATTTCAAGGGTATGGATTTGAACAATGACTGGTGTTTCAGTGCTCTCATCGGGATCAAAAAAGGGGGAGAAGCCCGTCTTGGACATATTTCAGAGAGGCAAACAAAAACTGActaaatttttttatttttttttttgcgacccAAGTCACGGTCAAATTCTTCACACTTGCCAGTGACTTGGTCTCCATTAGCACAGACAGTGGTTGAGAGACTGGCAGAGGTCTCTCTTGAGCCAAATGGGCTTATGACTACGTTAACCACCTACTATCAGCTCTCCAGACACCAGTAGTTCCTCAGTGGACTCAGAGATTGATCAAAGTCCTGAGAGGTGGACCACGAGCTCCATTTCaagatggatttttttcatgatgtcaTGATCTGACGGCCTGCGTGAGAAGCTTCCTCACAAGGTAAGAGTTCCACTCCGTCTATAACCGACACACTCAGAACTGACTAGACCCAAACACCGTCAGATGATCCGAGTGAAACCTGCAGCACTGGTGCCGGTGTGTCTCAGCTGTCTGCAGAGCTTCAAGGTGGCACCTCCTGTTTGTGTTACCCTGCTTTACGTGACACATTTGCACCTCATCTTTGATCAGCTGTTTGACAGACCTACATCTCATTGTTCTGTATACAACGTgcccaaatacattttcagcttTTACAAGTCTGAttcaaaaaaacatcttcacatCTGCTAAAAGCTTTCTGTATAATGTACAAGTGTTGAATCAGTGTAATGCATCTGAggaacttttgagatgtcaaacACACGTCTCACATCTCATGATGTAGCAGAGAACATTCCCTACTCATTCACTTCTTGGTTCTTGGCTGTTTACTGTAGTAGCATCTCTGTTTTGGCTCAGTACTTTGTCTTTATATACAGTTACTACTCATAACATGATTTGCTGAAGCTTCCTGCGAGCTGGTCCAGGCAGTCATTGACCTCTTGCTCCTGGCATTCATGCGTTCGCCCTTGTAGAAGAATAGTCCAGCTGTCGTCTCACTCACCTCCAGAGTATCTTTAAAACGTTTTCGGGCACAATCTcctatatgaaatgaaatattggttgaaaatattttttttgtgttccaaTGGGTGTGGCTGTAATGCAGATCCACTAATACAAATCACACTAAATTCTTAGTATTTTTGGTATCAGAGTCAAAAACGGACTGTTcagaactgaacaaaaaaacaaaccatcagTTGTCGATGTCATGCGGTGTTCAAACGCTATTTTTTCCAGTCCCTGTGTATCAACAGCTCAGGTCTGTTCTTGGACGAGTCTACTCTCATTCATTCACAACTGGGCCCGAGGTTTGGCACCTTCTCTGCCATGGTAGCTTGACTGGTTTGAAGAAGCGTACCTCTTATATTGGAGATACATCTTTTGACCTCCAACTGAACTGACATCCAACACTGTTGGACCTCAAACCTGGCAGGTAgggcatgtttttgttcagtgttCAGTGCTGCCGTTCTGAACGGCTAGTAATGTATTTTTAGTCAAACCTGAACCAATATCTCGAGCCagtttttagacttttatttgACCAATCATAACCCATTTTACAGACAAGTCTGATCAGTCCTTTGTCTTTAAACCAGAAAAACAAGTCTGGAGAACAAACAATTTTTACATCacatgtaaaacatttttgctttgcAAGTTAATGTGAAAGTTAAGGCAGCCTGGTTCTAATGTGTCCCGGAATCTTCCGCTCTTAATAGAAATGAGACTTGGTGTCTTGACAgctgaggatggtgatgatgctTGAGAGATAATTTCATGTCTCCAAATGATTCTAGCGCACGTTTGAATGCCTGGTGTAAAAGTGTCCTTTGATCTTTGAAGATGTGACTGAACATATTCCAAATCGTCTTCaatgatgtgtgtgttgtcGCTTCTATGTGGATGTTGTGTTGCTCTGAACACTCGTTTTACCCAAATCTTTGATGTATTCTCTCGCTTTTGGTTCAAACCCATCGATTGACACACTGACCTGATTCACCAACCTGAGAGAGCAACATCAACATTGACCCCATTTTGACTTGTTAGCGCCTCTACTGCTCAGTGCTGCCCTGAGGCAACAAACTACATCCTCTCACTGGAGCTTTGGTTCTGGGACTGTATGTTTCACATCAAttttattatagtttttttttatttattgtatattatttaGGGTGTCTAAAGTAGTTATGTAGTAacattatgtttttgactgttaAAAACCCAGAAGCCAAATAAGCTGTCGATGAATCTGGATGGTTTTCTTCACACCGTCCAAACGTACTCATGTTCTCTGACCCGTTTCCATATTTCCTGTGAATGTCATTGAAATTGAGGTTATTTTTCGAAAAGACATATGAACTGAGGAAAGCTTTCACTGGCCGTGGACTTGAAAGATCTTTTCCTGGTTCTGGCGCTCTGTGGACGTGGGCCCAACAAAGGTGAGTATTATTTAGTCGAGAGTCGCTCAAGTGAAGTCTTGAGGGATTAATGATAATATATGAAACAGCTCAGGCGTGGTTCCCTCCATCatgcccccccacccctcacCTGTCTGAACAAAGGGAATATTATTGACTGGCCAAACACTTCAAAGAGGAGATGATCAGAGTGGGGGGCTTCCTTTGTGAATTGAGGGGGGATGAGAGATCTGAACGTCTTTTTCATGGGCAGAGTGAATCCAGCATCAGTGAGGGGTATGTCATCTTGTTGTTGTCCAAAATCAGACTCTAGTGCCtgaagtgcagcagcagagctcagCTTTAAAATATGAACATTAACACTCGAGCTCAGCTGGACCATTATGACCAGTCGGATGCCAGCTGAATGGCATTAGTCGTGAGACAGTGAGTTGGGTTTAGAAGGGCTCACAGTCGAGATCAAAATGGCATTGTTGCCTGTCAGCAGTGGTCAGAACCTATGTACCAGCAATTGAAAAAGCTCAATGCTAATAATTTGCAACAACTCTTCACGCTTTttcttgaggttttttttttttttttttttttacatcaaattCAACACATGAGTCTGTCCACATTGAGTGATCCCTGAAAAATGGAAGGATTCAAGTGTtgtggacttaaaaaaaaaagcatccctGTTCAGGATGGTGGGGGTTCAGTTCTCTGCAGAGCTAGTGCTAACTTGGCATTAAATGCTGCTGTAGGCAGCAAACCTGAGCCTGTGTGTGATAGTGAGAATAAATGACGCCCACAGCACACCGAACCActcaaaaaaaatgttcttacAAAATATTTGTGGGTCACGCTAATGCTAAACTTTGAAGTCAAACCTCAAAACATTGTCCTGCAGGCCTCTCCTGGCCCGCGGGCCTTGTGTTTGAGACCCA carries:
- the LOC128763970 gene encoding SR-related and CTD-associated factor 4-like, translated to MDAVNAFNMELFSMIEMKPPISRAKMMSVTKSAIKAIKLYKHVVQIVEKFIKKCKPELKVPGLYVVDSIVRQSRHQFGVEKDVFGPRFLKNFPDTFQNLFLCPEDDKSKIIRVLNLWQKNGVFDMAILQPLMDLANGTLMPSPVPEVPCEPQPEPAVAPAPAVPNLSNLPSSDALAAVAQLFQSPHGQELQRMLQNIQQADRSVVPNMSNIPQAVPQMPQFTQHSADAERRNPLAEKLLDRFEYDDEPDDPKKEITLHPQGMPENSHLFHPMANMHNVHPHLMGQTAGIEHGGMMNHGNYQRIPDIHHPNDVPPQLQENSREDSSSRRDNRHRGHGRRSRSGSRSPRRRRSRSSSRSRRSRHRRSRSRSRDRTREHRRSRSQDRAERELERERRQKGLPSIKSQTLSVCSTTLWVGQLDKKTQQTDVTSLLEEFGQIESINMIPPRGCAYIVMVHRTDAYTALNKLSRGSYKVNQKPVKIAWALNKGIKQAHKKLWDVERGVTYIPWSKVKVDELESYREGGMFDPDTLSPEWKHLVEVNKPVSVNGLLETLPADGPITAPVQVPPVQQATPPLGSPGFSSPIMMSPTSMPPVVPPSFIPAELAPANLPGAGNANPPEEVKMEKPPNLNPELGSPPGPGVTPAGLPRPGLPPPMQPPPGMPPFLPPPNMPPHMMPPNMFMANRFRMPMNFPPAGPPFPRPMRSDGINLRPGMPFRNLRPGFGPPPPFQRGTW